In Alteromonas sp. RKMC-009, the genomic stretch TACGCGCTTAATCGATAACCCTCAACCGATGCAAATGAAAGTGCCGGTTGAAGAATTACTCCCGGTGGTTGAGAGCCTTAATTACTTTATTGCAGAAAACAGTCGCCATTATCAACGGGAAAGAAGACTTACGTCTGATATTGCCCATGAGTTGAAAACCCCGGTGACTGAACTTATCACCATGGCTGAAATTGCGACCCGCTTTCCCGATGATGAAGAGTTAGAAGCTCACTTTAAACCCGATGTCTTAACGATTGGTTTAAGGATGAAAAGTATCATCTCAGGGTTAATGATTTTACACAAATACTCTAATCAGAAACTGGCTTGCGCAGACATTATCGATGTTTGCGATCTGCTTACAAAAGTGATTGATTCTGAGGGAAGTGGAAGGGTGCATCTGGTCTTTGATGAAGCTACAGATACAACTGTGAAAAGCAATTTATTTGCGCTGGAGTCCGTATGTACTAATCTGATTGCCAACGCATTACAGTACAGCCCGACTGACTCGCAAGTGACTTGTAATATTGAAAAGCTTACCGGTGATACTCTGGATGTTGTGGTAAGCAATACCATGCAAAAACCGGTGAGCGACGAAGAGTTGCAATTGATGTTCGAGCCTTTATGGCAACACGATCCCGCCCGTACTTCGACAGAAAACTTCGGCCTCGGACTGGCTATCGTCAAAACGCTTCTGAAAGCGGTGGATGCCGGCATTCGGGTGAGTGCTGATGGGGGCGATATCGCCTTTCGGGTTAGTTTGCCGGTGTAGTGTCAAAGCCCGTCATACCAACTCGTTATAACGGGCTGTTAACTAGTCATCCTACATGTTCAAGAGCGACAGTTTTGGGGTGCTAAATTACTCACATGCAAGCACATCTACGTTTTCAGGGGCTTGCTGAATAAACACATCGGCAAGGCTTAACGTTCCGCTACCTGATGTGCGCAGGGCGAAGGCAGTTGTCAGTGTGTTTACGTCAGGTGAGGCGAAACATTTAAGGGGTAATGCCAGAGACTGCCAGCTGTTACCCTCAAAGTCCGACAGCGCCGGTGCGATATTGACGCCGGACGGGCAGGCTTCATCGCCGTCTTGCTGTTCAGAACACAAGGTAACGAGAACATCATCTGAAAAAGGTTGCGAGACATTGACACTGAAAACCAGCGCACGGTTTTCTGCATGCGCATTCGATGCAACTAATTCAGCTTTTTCAGTGCGCGTGAAAGCAACACCGGCCGGCGTCTTTCCATTGAAGGTGACGGTGATCGCATCTTCCTGTACCACTTTGTCGCTGGTGCGGTAAGTAATGCTGCCGAAGGATTCAGCGCTTGCGGCAACAGTTTTGCGTTCATTGTTTGAGGTAAGCTGTAACGACCATGGCGCGCGGACGCCGCCCTGTAAAATGGCAACAGACTCTGCAGATTGTTGCTTAAGGCTTTCATCTTGTTCGTTCAGGTTGTCCGGCAGAACATTCTTGTCGCTGAAGGTTAAACCAAATCCATAGGGCAGGAGAGGGGCGTAATCATCATCTCCCACATTGGCTATCTGCAGGGGGGATGCCGGCCATGAGAAGGGCAGTTTACCTTTAAAATCAGCATCGCCGAATAATACCTCTGCCACAGCCGCACCTTCGGATCCCGGAAGCCAGGCGGCAACGAACGCATCCGAGGCATTCAGTTCAGCATTCACCCACATCGGCCTGCCAGAAATGAATACCGAAACCACAGGGATTCCGTCTTCTTTCAGTTTCTTCAGTAAGGCCAAATCTTTCTGATTACCTGGCTGGTAGGCGAGTGTTTCTCTGTCGCCTACACCTTCTGCATAGGGCTCTTCACCAAATACGACAATGGCCACATCGGGTTTGCTGCTATAGCTGCCATCAACCGATAAAGTGGCATTACCGCCAGCTTGCTTTGCGTACTGTGAAATACCATCAAATACCGACGTGCCACCAGGGAAATCGTCATTGGTATTGTTCGTCCCCTGCCAGGTAATTGTCCAGCCGCCGGATTGTTTGCCAATGTTGTCAGCCGCATCACCGGCCACCAGAATGTTCGCGCTTGCAGACAGCGGTAACAGGCTTTGTTTGTTTTTCAGTAAAACCAGAGATTCCTTAACGGCCTGACGGGCGACTTTTCTGTGTTCTTCACTGCCAATCAGAGACTGTTTACCGGAAAGCGGGCGCTGGGCAGGGCTGGCTTTATCAAAAAGTCCTGCCCGCATTTTTACCCGCAGAATGCGTCTTACCGCATCGTCTAAACGGGCGCTGCTGATGGTGCCGTCTTTCACCTGCGCCACTGTATTGTGGTAAAGCGCTTTCCAGTCGGAAGGTACCATATAAATATCGAGGCCAGCGTTAATCGCCTGAGCGCAATTGTCGTTAGTGCAGCCTTTAATCTGACCATGCCCGTTCCAGTCGCCCACCACAAAGCCGTCGAACCCCATGCGGTTTTTCAGCACGTCTGTCAGTAAGTATTCATGACCATGTAGTTTTTTGCCGTGCCAGCTGTTAAATGACGCCATCACCGATTGTGCGCCCGCAGTAAGGCCACCCACATAGCCCTGAGCGTGAATATCAAACAGGTCTTGTTCTGTTGCGATGTTGTCGCCCTGGTCGTCGCCTTTCACTGTGCCGCCATCACCAACGAAGTGTTTTACGGTACTGATCACCCGCTCGTCACCCAGGAAATCACCGGCATCAGCATGGCCTTGCAGGCCTTTAACCACAGAAGCAGCATAGGCTTTTACAATTTCAGGATCTTCTGAGTAGCTTTCATAAGTGCGGCCCCAGCGGTCATCACGCACAACGGCAACTGTTGGTGCAAATACCCAGTCGATCCCGGTGGCCATGACTTCCTGCGCCGTGATGTTAGCTATCTGTTCCATTAACTCAGGATTGTTGGCCGCGCCAAGGCCAATGTTGTGGGGAAACAGCGTGGCACCAATCACATTGTTGTGACCGTGTACCGCATCTGTTCCCCACATGGTTGGAATCGTTGAGCCGTCTTTACTGTCGTCAACAGAAGCCTGATACATGGCTTCTGCCAAATCTATCCATTCCTGCGGCGTTGCATGTTTATTACTGCCGGGAAATGAGCCTCCGCCGTTAAGATAAGAGCCAAAGCCGTATTGACGCATATCTTCCGGGGTAATACTGCCGATTTCAGGCTGGATCACCTGCGCGACTTTTTGCTCAACAGTCATTGACGCTAACAAAGCAGACACTCTGTCTTCCGTCGCCTGGTCCGGTTTAACGGCCATATCCAGATGAGGCCAAACTGACGGGCTGTCTGCGTTATCTGTGGAAGAAACACAGGCTGTCAGCAGAACGGAGGCAACGACCGTTGAGAGCAAAGTCTTTCGCATAATGTAAGAACCTTCATAGTTAGATTTGAAAGCGCTTACATTTTGTTATAATGTTATTTGAAAGCGCTTACATTTTTTCAAGATAATTACACGAAGCGTTAACAAGTTCAATCCTGAATAACGAAAACTGGTTTGCCTGCCGGGAACAGACATGAAAAAAATAGAGTTACCTGATGACAGCCCGATGCGGCATTGCGATTTCCTGTTTGGCGTTGCTACGTCCAGCTATCAGATTGAAGGTAGCAGGCATCAGCGGGATGATTGCATATGGGATCTTTTTTGCAGAAAGCCCGGTGCCATCAGCGATGGATCTGACGGCGATATTGCCTGCAGGCATATTGAAAAGTGGCGGGAAGATGCTGAACTCATTGCATCCCTCGGCGTGGATGCCTACCGGTTGTCTGTGTGCTGGCCCAGAGTTATCAATGATGAGGGAACAGTGAATGAGGAGGGGCTGGCTTTTTACATTGAATTGGTCACCTGGCTGCACAACAGAGGGATTAAAGTCTTTGTTACCCTTTATCACTGGGATCTTCCGCAATGCCTTGAGGACAAAGGCGGGTGGTTAAATCGCGATACTGTCCGGGCGTTTGCCCGGTATGTTGACGTTGTTGCCAGCGCTCTGGGCGATAAGGTCTATGCCTGGGCTACCATCAATGAGCCTTTTTGTTCAGCTTATCTGGGATACGAAACCGGTGTGCATGCGCCGGGTATTACCGGTGTTAAAAATGGCAGACAGGCAGCACACCATATATTAATGGCCCATGGTATAGGCATGAAAACCTTGCGAGCCCGCTGTCCCGACGGCATTCATGGCATTGTGTTGAATTTTTCTACCTGTATTGCTGCGTCAGCGTCTGCTGATGACATAAGAGCTGCCATTCAGGCTGATGCCTATCACAACCAGTGGTATTTGCAGCCGGTGTTAACCGGTGAATACCCGGATATACTGCTGTCACTGGCACCGGAAGAACGGCCTGAAATCCTGCCGGACGACATGGCATTAATCCGCCAACCGCTGGATTACCTGGGCGTCAATTATTATTCGCCGACAGTATACCGGGATAATGGCAAAGGTAGCTTTATTGCGCAGCCACCCTGTGATGTACCGGTTACGGATATGGGATGGGAAATCCGGCCGGAAGCGTTCACTGAATTGCTGGTGTCGCTGCATCAGCGTTATCAACTGCCGCCGGTTTATATCACCGAAAACGGAGCCGCGATGCATGATATCCTGGTTAACGATCAGGTGCACGACGACGACCGCGTCGCCTATTTTCACACTCACTTAAATGCGGTGGATGAAGCTATGCGTCAGGGCGTGGATATACGCGGCTATTTTGCCTGGTCACTGATGGACAATTTTGAATGGGCATTTGGCTACAGTAAGCGATTCGGACTGGTCTACACAGACTATGAATCCGGACAACGCATCATCAAGCAAAGCGGATTTGCCTATAAAGAGTTGATAACCCGCAAATAACCGGTAAATTGGTGACATGATGAAGGCGCAGTATTTTTATTATGGCAACCATTTACGAAGTTTCTAAAGCAGCAGGTGTTTCGCTGGCTACAGTGTCCCGGGTGATGAACGGCAATGCCAAAGTCAGTGACCGGACGCGACAAAAAGTCGTGGATGCCATGGAGGCGTTAGGTTACAAGCCTAATGCTATCGCCCAGTCTTTAGCTTCAAACCGCACAAACAGTGTGGGTTTACTGGTGTCTGAACTGCACGGCTCCTATTTTGGTGATCTGATGAGCACCATAGAGCTGATCCTTAAAAAACACGGCAAGCACGTTATTATTACCGCGGGCCACGTAGATGAAAGCCGTGAAACAGACGCCATCGATTTTCTGACCAGCCGGCGTTGTGACGCATTGATTGTCCATGCTGAAGCTGTGACTGATGACTATCTGATTTCCTTAAGCAAAACATCTGTACCGGTGGCGGTGGTGAACCGTAAAGTTAACGGTCTGGAAGATAAGTGTTTTGTCGCTGATAACGTGGATGGCGGTTATCTGGCAACAAAAGCGGTACTGGACAAAGGTCACCGGAATATCGGCTACATCAGCGGACCGCTTTTCAAAACAGATGCCTCAGACCGGTTAACCGGACATAAAAAGGCGTTAGCAGAAGCGGGTATCAGTTTTGAGTCTTCACTGATGTTTGAGGGAGACTATCATGAGTCGTCAGGTCAGGAAGGGTTTGCCAGCCTGCTGGCTCAGCATCCTGATATGACTGCACTGGTGTGCGCCAACGATGAGATGGCCTCAGGGGCAATGACCGCCGCCAGAGAAGCGGGTTTTGCTTTACCTGAACAGTTGTCGGTAGTGGGGTTTGATAACGCCATTTTCTGTCGCTATCTGTATCCCAAACTGACTACGGTAAGCAACCCGGTACGTGCCATGGGCGAAATGGCAGCGCACTGGGTGCTGGAACATGTTTACGACATCAAATGTCCTCAACCTGTCACGCATATTTTTGAGCCTGAACTAATCTTACGGGATTCGCTGGGACCGGCACCCCATGCTTAACAGGCTTTCTCCTTCGCTGCGTTACACACTCATTGTAGCGCTCGGCGGGTTCATTTTTGGCTTCGATGCCAGCGTGATTTCCGGCGCTATCGGTTTCATTGATTTAGCCTTCGGGTTGTCAGACTGGCAGCAGGGGTTTGTTGTCAGCTCCCCCACACTGGGCGCATTGATAGCCATGTGCTGTGCCGGTGCGGTCAGTGACGCTATTGGCAGGCGAAAAACCCTTATCATCATTGCTGCGCTGTATCTTGTTTCCGCCCTGGCTTCAGCCCTGTCGGTGAATTACTGGATGCTGGTAAGCGCCAGGTTTCTTGGCGGCATGGCATTTTGTTCACTGTTAATTGCCCCGGTGTATATCGCTGAAATCAGCGCACCGGAAAATCGCGGCAAAATGGTGTCAGTAAACCAGCTCAATATTGTCACGGGTCTGGCGCTTTCGTACTTCAGCAATTACGCCTTCCTTCAGCTCAGTGGCAGTGATGCGCAATGGGTCAGTGATCTTGGGATCAGTGACAACTGCTGGCGTTATATGTTGGGACTGGAAATGATACCGGCGGCCATATGGTTAGTGCTGTTGTTTAAAGTGCCCCGCAGTCCGCGCTGGCTCATGCTTAAAAATCGTCAGGCAGAAGCAGAACAGGTTGTCAGAAAACTGTTCAGTCATGAGCAGGCTGAAAGACAGCTCGCGGCTATGAGCCAGTTATCAGAAAACAAACACTGGCGATGGCGGCAGCGGCTTGGATTTCTGGTTGCACCCCGTATGCGCTTTCCTCTCATTGTCGGATTAATACTGGGTGTGTCACAACAAATCACCGGCATTAACGTGATTTTTTTCTACGCCCCGACCATTTTCGAGCATAGCGGAGTCGGCACCGATGCGGCTTTTATGCAGGCAATCTGGATAGGGTTAATCAATATTGTTTTTACCATTATTGCTATGGTGACCATTGACCGTTGGGGCAGAAAACCCTTGCTTGTAACCGGACTCTGCGGAGTGATGCTGAGCATGGCAATCTGTAGCTGGGGCTTTAAGCAAGCCACTTATGAACTGAATTCTGTGGAAGTGGCTGAAATTTCACTTGGCGATCCGGCTCTGGCCTCACAACTTGTGCCACTCACCGGCAAGGCATTTTCATCAGACGTGTCATTTAAGCAGTCTTTAATAAATGCACTGGGACAGGAACAATACAGTCAGCATCAGCGGGTTCTGTTAAGTAAGGGCATCAATATGAATGCACCAGTGGTTCTCTTTGGATTACTGGCGTTTGTGGCATCCTATGCCATGTCTTTAGGGCCTGTCATGTGGGCCATGCTGGCAGAAATATTTCCTAATCAGAGCAGGGCCCTCGCCATCTCCGTGGTGGGCGTAGTTAACTCTCTCTCCAGCTTCCTGGTACAGTTTCTGTTTCCCTGGGAGCTGATGAATCTCGGTGCCGCCGTCACTTTTGCCTCCTACGGTATATTCGCGCTCATCAGTCTGGTGCTGGTGGTTAAACTGTTTCCGGAAACCAAAGGACGTTCGCTGGAGCAAATCTCTGAGGGATTGTAGAGAAACCTCATGTGTGTGCAGGCCGGCATTAAGGACAGTTGCGAAAGCAAACTGAGATGGTAATTTTGCTCAAGAACCCGGTGAAATGGCAGAACTTATGTTGCCATTATCTGGTTAATTTTGATTGTTTCTCTGCATCACACCCTAAAAGAAAATTACTCTATGAATCTGGCAAACCGGTATCTGAATTATGCATTCACTGGCATGACGTCAGTAATAATTGTACTCACGTTTTTCAAACCTCTCTGGTTTGTAGAGTACGAGGCATTCAGGATAGTTATCCTGATTGGAGGCGGCTTCCTGCCGGTATTGTATTGCCGGAAGTTGCTAAGGTTTAAGTCAAGTCGTCAAACTTAGCTCTGGTCTTTATCTTGCGGGAGGTGAAAGGTATGTGTAGCTTGTGCGTGCTGCTGGCTAAGGTTTAAACAACTGAAATACACTGGGGTGCAGGGTGAATTCAGGTTTATAGGCGGCCTTCACTACTTCAAGGTAATTTTTTCAGCAGTTGAAAAGCAAATCATTAGCATCAGGTGCGACACGGTTTGCTACGGCAGGCCGGTGTTCTTCGGTTAGCCAAATTCAATCAAATGCTTCTTTATAACCCTGTTTAGAAGTCATCTATCACTTCTGTGCTCGTTTTTCTGGCACTTTTAGGCAGCAGTGACAGCTTTTCTTCAATTTGCCTGACTTGCATAGTAAGTCGGCCAGGCTCTGCCTCAAACAGTGTTACACCGACGATTCTGGCTACCTCAAAAGTTGCTCCTATTTCGCATTTCGGATCTGCTTTTTCTATGCGGGAAAGCATGCCTCTGGAAATACCTGCGCGGTCTGCAACCTCCTGCGCACTCATCTTTTTCTCGAGTCTGGAGGCACGAATGAGCTTCGCCAACAATGTTAGCGCTTCTTCTGTGTTACGGGAGTAACTTCTGACAGTAGATTTTGGCATTTGCGTCACATATGAAACGTTGATGGGATTAATGTTCTATATGAAGCTCATTAAGGCTTAATTTGTCAAATTATCATTTGAGTGAGTTATAGAGTATATGGTGAATCTCTCAATTCATTATTGATACTGTCCACTTCCCCTTTAATGTTACAGCCAGTCAGTTGGGGAATGGCGTTCAGGAGGATGCATACTATCTGCCTGAAACCGGCTTAGCCGACCACATTCGCGCTAAAAAGGGTAATAGCTGGTTGCATCACATGAACTACTCGGCTGGTTACGATAATTTCGGCAATCTTATTGAAAGTATGAACGTCATTACCGGTATGACGATGAATTATGAATACGATTCACTCCACAGGCTCGAAGGTAATACGATTTCGGGTTGGGGTAGTAGTGAAAGGATCAGTTACAGTTATGACGCTGTGGGTAATCTGCTCTCGAAATCTGATTATGCAGGTACATACCGTTATGGAAATGCAAACCGGAGTGCTGGCGGTAATGCCGGCAGCAATGCTGTTCGCCAAATAGTGAAAGGAAATAGTACAGTTAATTTCCTCTACGACAATATGGGGAACATGACATCAGGGGATGGGGTGTCACTAGTTTATAATGCATACAGACAACCAGTACGCATTGTGAGAAACGGGACGACCTTTGATTTTACTTACGATGCAAATTTAGAAAGGGTCAAAGAAGTACGCAATGGCATTACTACTTATGAGATAGATAAGGTATTTGAGAAAAGTTCTGACGGTAGCTGGTCGTTGTATATCGCAGATATTGCGGTATTAAAATATAGCAATAGTGACGGGCATTCTATTTTCTACCGCCATAAAGACAGACTTGGCTCGGCCCTTACGTTTACCGATGAAAACGGCAATGTAAGCGGGCGCAGAGCATTTGATCCATTTGGTAAGCCACGTGCAGAAAATGGCAGTAGCCTTTCCGTTCCCCGATTAACATTTTTAAATGATTCCGGTCAGGGCGGCCGCAGAGGCTTTACCGATCACCGTCACCTTGATGAAGCTCAGCTTATTCATATGAACGGGCGGGTGTACGATTATAACCTTGGGCGGTTTATGTCGGTGGATCCTTTGATACACGAAGGGTCACAAGGTATTAACCCCTACAGCTACATCATGAACAACCCGTTGGCGGGAACAGATCCGACAGGTTATAAGCCGGAAGAGAAAACGGTCACTGTTACCAAGGCTGGCAGCCGCATCAAACGCAAAGTAAAAGTGAGCGCAGAGTCTAATGGAGATGGTACTGCGACACTTTCATTCAGCGGTACTAATGGCGCAGCCGTCAACGCTGTAAAGAACTCAGTGGTAAACACGCTGTCTGGAGCTAGTTTTGAGGTTGCGGAAATTGGCTCACAAGGAGAAATAGCACGCAACGATCTATCATCTAATAAAAACCAGCAAGTGAATCTTACCGGAGAAGAATCCGTTTCTTTGGATGGTGGAGGTAAACTTGTTGAGGATGAGACTCTTCCCGATTACCCTAACTTACCTAAAGAAGAAGAGTTTTGGGAAGTCGTGAATTCTGCCAGAAAAAATCTTAATGATACGGTTAAATTTATGAGGGAAAAAAATCCGGGGGCAGAATATGGAATAGCTATTTATAGAAATGAAGACGGCACCTATAGACATGGTAGAGCAAATACGGCGGTTCCTCATGGATATGATCACGGACTGTCAAAATCGATACACTTGGTAGAACCACCGTTGCCAATAAAAGGAAACAACGCAGTATTAATCATGCTCTCCGCTAGAAAAAACGCTACTAGGCAAACTATTCTAGGTAGAAGTTATTTTTATAACCACTTATCAAGAGAAACTGAAACTCCAGTCTTTGTAAAAGGGAGTTATTTTACAAATGCTGCATATTTAACATTCGGAAAAGATCCGATGTTGAAAATACAATAGCATGAGGTTTTAAATTTTTATGATTAAAAGTCTTTTTTTACTTATCTTCGCGTTTTGGTCTTTCCATTCATTTGGTAAGTGTGCAGAAAGCCCGAGCTTTATAGATTCGGCAATTACCTTTGAGAAGAGTTTTAAAAATGTGAAATCTGTTAAATTCAAATATGACGATGGAAGAAACATAGATGGAAAGGCTGAATTTGTAGAAGTGACTTCGACAACTTTCTTCGTAAGATACGAATTGGAGTTTGGCATGAAAGGAGCCTATCTTTTCGCCGTAGATTTAAACGAAAAAAAAGTTTTTTTCGCAAGTTTCATGGATGGAGCTGCTATCCCATTGAGTCTAGTTGAGGGCGAGCTTGATAGCGACCATTGTGCTATAAAGTTTGCTGACTCTGATGCCTCATATACTTTAACCTATGGGGTTAAACCGACTATAACATTCGAAATGAAAAACCAGAACTCTGAGAAAGTTAAAATTTTTTTTGACTACTGAAAGACAGAATTGAACAATCAATTTTTGAGTTGATATTCGTATCCCCGCCCACCCAGCGGGGCTTTTGTCGCCAAAGTGGTGGCAAGCATTATTGGAATCATTTCAGCTTGAAACCAAGTCCCGCGTCGGCGGGGTTTGCTATCAATTATATTAATTTAGGCCGCGATGCTAGTTGCGAGGCTTTCCCACAAAAATCATGGCTTTCGCCAAACGAAAAGACTTTCGGATCACCGAGTCAACATGCGTCCTTGCAGACAATAACGTGCATAATAGAAGACGTTAATCTGTTACTGTACATGAATAGCCAGTGTGTAGTGGCATAGTGAATTTGGCCACTAAATTAGAGCTTTAATAATAACTGCATAGCAAAATCAAGTGGCAATATGGCAACAAAAAGCAGTGCGCCAGGCGCACTGCTTCTCCATTCACTTTTTATAGTTCAAAAGACAGTCTCACATACGCCTGACGGCCTAATGGATCAGCGGCGGTAGACAGATACTTGGTGAAAAAGGCTGCCGGTGGTTCGCGATCGAACAGGTTCACGGCACCCATAGCAATCTGATATTGTTCGTTGCCGCCAAAGCGGAATGCGTACTGTGCATCAATCACCGTGGATGAACTGATCTGTCCCCATGGCGTAGTGTAATTCATCGGCAGGAACACGTCATCTTCCACACCATCAATAAAGCGCATGGTGACGTTTGCGGAGTGGGCGTTGTGTAACCAGGATACCTGCATAGTGTCGCGATATTCCGGTGCAACAGAGCCAGGGTTGTTATCGTTTCTGCGTCCCACTACGTCATACACGGGTTGGTCCGGGCCCACCTGCACGGTGTACTCGTTAATCCAGGTCAGCGAGTTACTGATGCTGAGAATGTGACCATCGATGATTTCTGTACGGTAATCCAGACGCCAGTCAATGCCGTTTGTTTCGGTTTTACCCGCATTGAAATATCCCACATTTACCGCCAGTAACCGGCCATCAGCATCCCGAATCAAATCAGGCCCGTTTGGATCCCGCTCTATCACCTGAGTTGCTGTTTCTGCCGTTACCTGATTCTCAAACTCAAAGCTCCAGTAATCTATCGATGTGGTTAATTCATCTGTTACTGTCCAGGTCATGCCGATATTAACGTTAGTTGATTCTTCCGGCTCAAGGTCGGGATTGGCAATTGTATTGATTACACGGAAAGTTCCGTTGTCATTCGGGTCCAGCGGATCAATAGTCTGGCTGACGCCGGAAGATGACTGATTCCCCACTGAGTGCGCCAGAGACGGTGCTCTGAAAGCGGTACTGGCAGAGAGTCTGAAGGTGAGGTCGTCGGTCGCACGCCAGTTAAGACCTAATTTCGGATCAGTAGTGGTGAAGCGCCCGTAGTCTTCATAGCGCAACGCCAGTTGCATATCTAAATCCAGTGTCCAGGGCAGGAATAACTCTGCAAAGACAGCATCGATGGTCCGTGAGCCTTGTCCCGGAGACTGCTTGCCGGTAAAGCCCCAACGTCCGGCCTGCGTCGCCGCATCAACAGTAACTTTACGGGTTTCCTTTCTGGTTTGCCCGCCAATAGCCACACCAATCGTTCCGCCGGGTAAATCAAACCAGGAGCCGTTGGCAACAAATTCAATGATTTGATAAATCACTTCATCTGAAGAACGGCTGGGTTGCAACAGGTTGTAAAATACGCGGTCGTCATGGTTAAGCTGATCTTTACCAAAAGGGCTGAACCAGACACAGTTTCCTTCACCGGCGGTTTCAGCACTACTTGGGTTGCCAAACGGATCTGTCTGGCAATCAGCGCCACCATAACCATTTAAAGCATTTTGCAACATTTGCAGATCAGTGTCCGGCTCTGTATTCAGTGCGCGCTCCTGACTCCACACCCCGCTGACTTCGTACT encodes the following:
- a CDS encoding RHS repeat domain-containing protein; this encodes MNYSAGYDNFGNLIESMNVITGMTMNYEYDSLHRLEGNTISGWGSSERISYSYDAVGNLLSKSDYAGTYRYGNANRSAGGNAGSNAVRQIVKGNSTVNFLYDNMGNMTSGDGVSLVYNAYRQPVRIVRNGTTFDFTYDANLERVKEVRNGITTYEIDKVFEKSSDGSWSLYIADIAVLKYSNSDGHSIFYRHKDRLGSALTFTDENGNVSGRRAFDPFGKPRAENGSSLSVPRLTFLNDSGQGGRRGFTDHRHLDEAQLIHMNGRVYDYNLGRFMSVDPLIHEGSQGINPYSYIMNNPLAGTDPTGYKPEEKTVTVTKAGSRIKRKVKVSAESNGDGTATLSFSGTNGAAVNAVKNSVVNTLSGASFEVAEIGSQGEIARNDLSSNKNQQVNLTGEESVSLDGGGKLVEDETLPDYPNLPKEEEFWEVVNSARKNLNDTVKFMREKNPGAEYGIAIYRNEDGTYRHGRANTAVPHGYDHGLSKSIHLVEPPLPIKGNNAVLIMLSARKNATRQTILGRSYFYNHLSRETETPVFVKGSYFTNAAYLTFGKDPMLKIQ
- a CDS encoding TonB-dependent receptor domain-containing protein, which gives rise to MFSTSKKHPLLRSKLQLAVLAALLNPATSTTAFAQDKEEKDVEVIRVTGSYVTRDAQASMSSPIQIVGSEEILKSGFSGVDDIIVNNTANTGSVGGVNNRAGGGSESRQTRSANLRGLGPSSTLVLLNGHRVSSQEMDAKRNSYTNLAALVPTIAVGRIETVLDGASAIYGSDAIAGAMNIITDDRYEGVTASWQHTAIENAPANLLQFKLGGGNDKFHGMIASSYEYKSNLQNSDRAVTATNNTSGTAQPGNFVLTERPVGADGSDVIIDNGVNGPVNYSALYDQISADTGSNRVTLADPHCTAEGTGGIYVGSNPFPYGTCQFSYQQMNPIMPESKTWLTYASANYLVNDEHEMFFEGRFYKQEGNRYGVASMPISLGSPVVPAENPYNPFGVDVQFNGRVLGINADYRLAESDVDGTHLVLGGKGELGFSDWQYEVSGVWSQERALNTEPDTDLQMLQNALNGYGGADCQTDPFGNPSSAETAGEGNCVWFSPFGKDQLNHDDRVFYNLLQPSRSSDEVIYQIIEFVANGSWFDLPGGTIGVAIGGQTRKETRKVTVDAATQAGRWGFTGKQSPGQGSRTIDAVFAELFLPWTLDLDMQLALRYEDYGRFTTTDPKLGLNWRATDDLTFRLSASTAFRAPSLAHSVGNQSSSGVSQTIDPLDPNDNGTFRVINTIANPDLEPEESTNVNIGMTWTVTDELTTSIDYWSFEFENQVTAETATQVIERDPNGPDLIRDADGRLLAVNVGYFNAGKTETNGIDWRLDYRTEIIDGHILSISNSLTWINEYTVQVGPDQPVYDVVGRRNDNNPGSVAPEYRDTMQVSWLHNAHSANVTMRFIDGVEDDVFLPMNYTTPWGQISSSTVIDAQYAFRFGGNEQYQIAMGAVNLFDREPPAAFFTKYLSTAADPLGRQAYVRLSFEL